In Sphingobium sp. EP60837, the sequence TTGACCGCTTGGATCGCTGTGGCTGCCGGCTCGCTCGGCGCACTGCTGGCGACCCTCGACATCTCGATCGTCAACTCGGCACTGCCAACGATCCAAGGCGAAATCGGAGCAACCGGCACTGAGGGAACGTGGATCGCCACCGCCTTTCTCGTTGCCGAGATCGTCGTCATTCCGCTGAGCGCTTGGCTGGAGCGGCTTTTGGGACTGAGAACCCTCCTCCTCATTTCCGTGACCGCCTTTACCGGGTTCTCCATCCTATGCGGCATCGCCACAGATCTTACGACTATGATCATCGGACGAACCGGGCAGGGCCTTATGGGAGGGCTGCTGATACCGACCGCCATGACGATTGTCGCAAAGCGACTCCCGCCACCCCAGCAGCCTATCGGGATGGCGCTTTTCGGAATGACCGTAATCTTGGGCCCCGTTCTTGGCCCCTTGCTCGGCGGCTGGCTGACGGAAAATTTGAGCTGGCATTATGCCTTCTTCGTCAATGTGCCGGTCTGCGGGATACTCCTCTTGCTCCTGTTGCTCGGCCTGCCGCACGAACGTACGAATTGGGTCTATCTTCGCGAGGCCGACTGGTTGGGTATTATAGGCCTGATCCTTGGCCTTGGAGGACTGACGATCGTGCTCGAGGAGGGGCACCGTGAAGACTGGTTCGAATCGACGCTTATCATCCGGCTGACGTTTATAACCGTAGCAGGGTTTGTGATGTTGGGGATCGGACAGATCCGGGCAACAAAGCCCGTCCTTAAGTTGCGAATCGTCATGAGCAGACAGTTCGGCAGCGTCGTTATAATGGCGCTAGCGCTGGGCATGGTGATGTACGGATCGACCTTCGTCATCCCGCAATTCCTGTCGCTTATCGCCGACTATAATGCCCTCGAGGGCTCTGTTGCAAACATGGGGCACGGCCGCGCGGCGTCACCCAGTTGGGGGATTAGGCAGCATTGGCGAAATGCTTATTGAGCATAATCATGGTTTCGGTCAGGGCCGAGGGTCCAATTCCGAATGCTCTTTCAACCAGGCGCACCTCCCCCATGATACCTGGCTGCAGGCACCATGCCTGGGCCTGTCCTTTGCGTAGGGCGCGCATGACCTCGAAGCCCTTGATCGTGGCGTAGGCCGTTGGCATCGACTTGAAGCCACGTACCGGCTTGATCAGCATCTTCAGCTTGCCGTGGTCGGCCTCGAGCACGTTGTTCAGATATTTCACCTGCCGGTGCTCGGTTTCCGCCGCCAGTTTGCCTTCGCGTTTCAGCTCAGCGATTGCTGCGCCGTAGCTGGGTGCCTTGTCGGTATTGAGTTTGGCCGGCTTTTCCCAGTCCTTCAGGCCACGAAGAGCTTTGCCCAGAAAGCGCTTCGCCGCTTTGGCGCTGCGTGTCGATGACAGATAGAAATCAATCGTGTCGCCCCGTTTGTCGACCGCCCGGTACAGGTAGGTCCATTTGCCCCGCACCTTTACGTAGGTCTCATCCAGACGCCAGCTCGGATCAAAGCCGCGCCGCCAGAACCAGCGGAGACGCTTCTCCATCTCCGGCGCGTAGCGCTGCACCCAGCGATAGATCGTCGTATGATCGACATCGATCCCACGCTCGGACAGCATTTCCTCGAGATCACGGTAGCTGATGCCGTATCGACAATACCAGCGCACCGCCCATAGGATGACCTCGCCGGTAAAATGCCGTCCTTTGAAATCGTTCATCGCAACTGACCTTGACAGTACATGAGCCCAATCTTGGAAACCGTGTCAGAGTTTGCAACAGAGCCAGGTATCGGGTTCCGCTCGCTCACCGAGAACATCGACACCACCAC encodes:
- a CDS encoding IS6 family transposase, whose product is MNDFKGRHFTGEVILWAVRWYCRYGISYRDLEEMLSERGIDVDHTTIYRWVQRYAPEMEKRLRWFWRRGFDPSWRLDETYVKVRGKWTYLYRAVDKRGDTIDFYLSSTRSAKAAKRFLGKALRGLKDWEKPAKLNTDKAPSYGAAIAELKREGKLAAETEHRQVKYLNNVLEADHGKLKMLIKPVRGFKSMPTAYATIKGFEVMRALRKGQAQAWCLQPGIMGEVRLVERAFGIGPSALTETMIMLNKHFANAA